CCCGCCGACCCGCTTCTCCGGCCGGACGCCGAGGGCGCGCGCGAGGTGGTCCGCGTAGGCGTGATCCCACCCGGGATAGAAGGCCGACGCGTGCCGCAGCAGGCCAGCGCACGTCATCGACCGGTAGGGCGCATCCTGGCGCTCGGGGACGTAGCCCACCTGCGCGCGCACCTCGGGCCCGTCACGGCCGGTGTCGAGCCCGAAGACCTCGGCCGAGCCGGCGTCGGGGCGCTCCAGGTTCATGAGCACCTTGAACAGCGTGCTCTTGCCGGCGCCGTTGACCCCGACGAGCACGTACACCGCGCCGTCGGGGACGCGCAGGTCCACGCTCTCGAGGGCGGAGTCGCGGCCGTACCGCTTGGACAGCCCATGGGTGGCCACCGCGTGGTCGCCGGCTCGTGCTTCGCTGTGCGTCACGCGGCTCCTCCTTCCTCGCCCGTCCTCGCGGCGGAGGCCGACGGGGAGCCCTCCCCCTCGTCCTCGGCCGCCACTTCCCAGATCATGCCGACGAGCTCGTCCACGCCGAGCCCGTTGCGCCGCGCCTCGAGCAGCGCGCGCTCGGCCACCCCGCGGACGAGGGCGCGCCGCTCCCGGCGGTCGGGGTGGATGGTGGGCGCCACGAAGGTGCCCTGT
This Roseisolibacter agri DNA region includes the following protein-coding sequences:
- a CDS encoding GntR family transcriptional regulator; translated protein: MLVTLDPRDERPLYLQIVDQVRRALLDGTLRAEDPLPSVRELAGQLVVNPRTVSQAYRELEGEGVIYVRRGQGTFVAPTIHPDRRERRALVRGVAERALLEARRNGLGVDELVGMIWEVAAEDEGEGSPSASAARTGEEGGAA